One stretch of Candidatus Obscuribacterales bacterium DNA includes these proteins:
- a CDS encoding AAA-like domain-containing protein produces the protein MDLDDQPIQNITLPPLLSGKRALAAIMFTDVESFTAKMAHNEAHAFTLIHRDYGVMQQVCQQWDGKILKSLGDGLLVYFENAEQAVQCAIEIQQRFADHAVGCPPQDILKHRIGIHLGEVIFSGTDVMGNGVNMAARLQKEAVAGGISFSQSVYDAVRNQVRSPVTYLGLRSLKGIQSAVPIYHIAPPTPAVSLRQRVYVSYRDQSPDLKLAHTLYAAMSAAGHSAFMAGESTHFSDHWAQRLETELNQCDYFVLLLSAQSAGSEMIIEEVRRAKELRGYTSNRKPEIVPIRVNFPSHALLDYNLSGFINLQGYLDRIHHWEWHSDADTTGLVQDMLALLSEGRSLEEPTTDEQPWSGGIHLPAIAVPEMPEGQVNLASIFYTERPPVEVRCQEAISQPGALLRIKAPRQMGKTSLMTRVLHYAQQLRYYTVPLSLQLADDRALRDLDQFLKWFCASVGRRLQLPNRLADYWDDIFGSKDNCTAYFEEYLLSQLDAPLVIGLDEVDYIFQYPEIAADFFVLLRAWHEDAKSRDIWQKLRLVVVHATEVYVPMDINQSPFNVGTPVALPEFSGDQIYSLAKLHGLAWDMGDVNQLMALVGGHPYLVRLALYHLARRDITLERLLDQGTTESGLYGDHLRRHLWSLEQNPDLLQAMTRVVVADGPVRLDATQAFKLHSIGLVHLRGNEVVPRCYLYRHYLRDRLSSR, from the coding sequence ATGGATCTTGACGACCAGCCCATTCAAAACATTACCCTTCCGCCTTTGCTCTCTGGAAAACGAGCGTTGGCGGCAATTATGTTTACGGATGTGGAATCCTTCACCGCTAAGATGGCGCACAACGAAGCCCATGCCTTTACCCTGATTCATCGAGATTATGGGGTGATGCAGCAGGTCTGCCAGCAGTGGGACGGAAAAATTTTAAAGTCGCTAGGGGATGGGCTGCTGGTCTATTTCGAAAATGCTGAACAGGCTGTGCAGTGCGCCATCGAGATTCAGCAGCGCTTTGCAGATCATGCTGTGGGTTGTCCACCCCAAGATATTTTGAAGCATCGCATCGGCATTCACCTTGGTGAGGTGATCTTTAGCGGTACGGATGTGATGGGCAATGGGGTGAACATGGCCGCCCGCCTGCAGAAAGAAGCCGTGGCTGGCGGCATCAGCTTTTCCCAATCGGTCTACGATGCTGTGCGCAATCAGGTGCGATCGCCCGTCACCTATCTGGGATTGCGATCTCTGAAAGGCATCCAGTCGGCTGTTCCCATCTACCACATTGCTCCGCCCACTCCCGCCGTTAGTTTGCGGCAGCGGGTTTATGTGTCCTACCGCGATCAATCGCCGGATCTCAAGCTTGCCCATACGCTCTATGCTGCGATGTCAGCGGCGGGGCATTCGGCTTTTATGGCTGGTGAAAGTACCCATTTCTCCGACCACTGGGCTCAGCGCTTGGAAACAGAGCTGAATCAATGTGACTACTTCGTCCTCCTCCTGTCTGCCCAATCGGCGGGCAGTGAAATGATCATTGAAGAGGTGCGCCGCGCCAAGGAGCTACGCGGCTACACCAGCAATCGCAAGCCGGAAATTGTGCCGATTCGGGTGAATTTTCCTAGCCATGCTCTGCTGGACTACAACTTGAGTGGCTTCATTAATTTGCAAGGCTACCTCGATCGCATCCACCATTGGGAATGGCATTCCGATGCCGACACGACTGGTCTAGTGCAGGATATGCTGGCGCTGCTGTCTGAGGGGCGATCGCTGGAGGAACCGACCACCGATGAACAACCTTGGAGCGGGGGGATTCACCTGCCCGCGATCGCTGTGCCTGAAATGCCTGAGGGGCAGGTGAACCTCGCCTCGATTTTCTATACCGAACGTCCCCCCGTGGAGGTGCGCTGCCAGGAAGCCATTAGCCAGCCGGGGGCGCTCCTGCGCATCAAAGCCCCGCGCCAAATGGGCAAAACATCGCTGATGACGCGGGTGTTGCACTATGCTCAGCAGCTGCGCTACTACACCGTGCCCTTGAGTTTGCAATTAGCCGATGATCGAGCCCTGCGGGATTTAGATCAATTTCTCAAATGGTTTTGTGCCAGTGTGGGCCGGCGGCTGCAGTTGCCCAACCGCCTTGCGGATTACTGGGACGATATTTTTGGCAGCAAAGATAACTGCACCGCCTACTTTGAGGAATATCTGCTGAGCCAGCTGGATGCTCCCTTGGTGATCGGGCTGGATGAAGTGGACTACATCTTTCAGTATCCGGAGATTGCCGCTGACTTCTTCGTGTTGCTGCGGGCCTGGCACGAAGATGCTAAAAGTCGGGATATTTGGCAAAAGCTGCGCTTAGTGGTGGTGCATGCCACGGAAGTCTATGTCCCCATGGATATTAATCAGTCTCCCTTTAATGTTGGTACCCCCGTAGCTTTGCCGGAGTTTAGCGGTGATCAAATTTATAGCCTTGCTAAGCTCCATGGTCTGGCGTGGGATATGGGGGATGTGAATCAGCTAATGGCGCTCGTGGGTGGTCATCCCTACTTGGTGCGCCTAGCGCTCTACCACCTAGCCCGTCGGGACATTACCTTAGAACGGCTGCTCGATCAAGGAACCACCGAATCAGGGCTCTATGGGGATCACCTGCGCCGGCATTTGTGGAGCTTGGAGCAAAATCCTGATCTACTCCAAGCTATGACGCGAGTGGTGGTGGCGGATGGGCCAGTGCGGCTCGATGCAACCCAGGCCTTTAAACTGCACAGCATTGGCTTGGTGCATTTGCGGGGCAATGAGGTGGTGCCCCGCTGCTATTTGTATCGCCATTATTTGCGCGATCGCTTATCCAGTCGCTAG